From a single Nothobranchius furzeri strain GRZ-AD chromosome 9, NfurGRZ-RIMD1, whole genome shotgun sequence genomic region:
- the fgf4 gene encoding fibroblast growth factor 4, translated as MGFLTGLRTLLVLVLVTGLARCVPGLNGTVDRWEALYSRSLARIPGEKREETTRDGTYLLGIKRLRRLYCNVGIGFHIQVLPDGRITGVHTENRHSLLQISPVERGVVTLLGVRSGLFVAMNQRGKLYGSFHFSNECAFREKLLANNYNSYESAAYPRMFIGLSKSGKTKRGNRVSPAMTGTHFLPRL; from the exons ATGGGATTTTTAACGGGCCTGAGGACCCTGCTGGTTCTGGTCTTAGTGACGGGCCTTGCGAGATGCGTCCCTGGACTGAACGGGACGGTGGACCGCTGGGAGGCTCTCTACTCCCGGTCCCTGGCGCGGATCCCGGGGGAGAAGCGGGAGGAGACCACCCGGGACGGGACCTACCTCCTGGGCATCAAAAGGCTCCGGCGCCTCTACTGCAACGTGGGAATCGGTTTCCACATCCAGGTTCTACCGGACGGCAGAATAACGGGGGtgcacacggagaaccgtcaca GTCTCCTACAGATCTCTCCAGTGGAGCGAGGCGTGGTGACTCTGCTGGGCGTTCGCAGTGGGCTCTTTGTGGCAATGAACCAGCGAGGAAAGCTCTATGGATCT TTCCACTTCAGCAATGAGTGCGCGTTCAGAGAGAAGCTCCTTGCCAACAACTACAACTCCTACGAGTCGGCAGCATATCCCAGGATGTTCATCGGCCTGAGTAAGAGTGGCAAAACTAAACGAGGAAACCGCGTCTCACCTGCCATGACAGGGACACACTTCCTACCAAGACTATAG